One Thunnus thynnus chromosome 18, fThuThy2.1, whole genome shotgun sequence genomic region harbors:
- the tbx18 gene encoding T-box transcription factor TBX18 isoform X1, with amino-acid sequence MAEKRRSPCALSVKAHAFSVEALIGAEKRRRTAGEDAESPGYEDGTDVSDLTGSPGPRADRASTSDRGSEAECASDGSPESEDALLESPQPAALCTASVTGSGEETRVDLQGSDLWKRFHEIGTEMIITKAGRRMFPAMRVKITGLDPHQQYYIAMDIIPVDNKRYRYVYHSSKWMVAGNADSPVPPRVYIHPDSPASGETWMRQVVSFDKLKLTNNELDDQGHIILHSMHKYQPRVHVIRKECGEELSPVRAIPAGEGTRTFSFPETVFTTVTAYQNQQITRLKIDRNPFAKGFRDSGRNRMGLEALVESYAFWRPSLRTLTFEDIPGMAKQGVPGAHGGLGASSHLLSTSPCSSPFQVCPLSPPDYTCSRPTHPLHRYSNPPEPFPPPRGPSAYEGEGFCSLPLPASQLGYLSNPTPQGYAGLRLHTPPYSLYGYTFPPSPRLAASPDKMAAAATANHQSPFLGSSPSGTLTDSLGVLSGGQQGFLFDSRTLGLAGSQPGGGASQVTAHMG; translated from the exons ATGGCAGAGAAGCGGCGGTCCCCGTGCGCGCTGAGCGTCAAGGCGCACGCATTCTCGGTAGAAGCGTTGATCGGGGCGGAAAAAAGACGCAGGACGGCCGGAGAGGATGCTGAGTCCCCCGGCTACGAGGACGGAACTGATGTCTCTGATCTAACCGGGAGCCCGGGCCCGCGGGCCGACAGAGCGAGCACCAGCGACCGAGGCAGCGAGGCTGAATGTGCCAGTGACGGATCAC cagagagcgaGGACGCGCTGTTAGAGAGCCCGCAGCCCGCAGCTCTGTGCACGGCGTCGGTAACCGGTTCCGGAGAGGAGACCCGCGTGGACCTGCAAGGATCAGACCTGTGGAAACGGTTCCACGAGATCGGCACAGAAATGATCATCACCAAGGCTGGAAG GCGGATGTTCCCCGCTATGCGTGTGAAGATTACGGGCTTGGACCCACATCAGCAGTATTATATTGCCATGGATATAATCCCCGTGGACAACAAACGATACAG GTACGTGTACCACAGCTCCAAATGGATGGTTGCGGGGAACGCGGACTCCCCAGTGCCGCCCAGGGTGTACATCCACCCGGACTCCCCGGCCTCAGGAGAGACGTGGATGCGTCAGGTGGTCAGCTTCGACAAACTCAAACTGACCAATAACGAGCTGGACGACCAGGGACAT attattCTGCACTCCATGCATAAGTACCAGCCGCGGGTCCATGTGATCCGTAAGGAGTGTGGAGAGGAGTTATCCCCAGTAAGAGCCATCCCTGCCGGGGAAGGCACCCGGACCTTCTCCTTCCCTGAGACTGTGTTCACCACCGTCACAGCATATCAGAACCAACAG ATAACAAGGCTgaaaattgacagaaacccaTTTGCCAAAGGCTTCAGGGACTCTGGCAGAAACCG GATGGGTCTGGAGGCTTTGGTTGAGTCTTACGCATTCTGGCGTCCATCTCTGCGAACACTCACATTTGAGGACATACCTGGCATGGCTAAGCAAG GAGTCCCAGGAGCTCATGGAGGGCTTGGAGCATCGTCTCACCTGCTCTCAACATCCCCGTGCTCCTCGCCTTTCCAGGTTTGCCCTCTCAGCCCGCCTGACTACACCTGCAGCCGACCCACACACCCCCTCCATCGTTACAGCAACCCCCCGGAGCCGTTCCCCCCTCCCAGAGGTCCATCAGCGTACGAGGGTGAAGGATTCTGTTCCCTGCCTCTCCCTGCTTCTCAACTTGGTTATCTATCCAACCCCACCCCGCAGGGTTACGCTGGTCTTCGCCTCCACACACCGCCCTACAGTCTGTACGGTTACACGTTTCCTCCTTCACCACGCCTCGCTGCCAGCCCAGATAAAATGGCCGCCGCTGCCACTGCCAATCATCAGAGTCCCTTCCTTGGCTCGTCTCCCAGTGGGACGCTAACGGACAGTCTGGGTGTGCTCAGTGGAGGACAGCAGGGCTTCTTGTTTGATTCTCGGACTTTAGGACTGGCAGGTAGCCAGCCGGGAGGTGGGGCCTCACAGGTCACTGCCCACATGGGCTGA
- the tbx18 gene encoding T-box transcription factor TBX18 isoform X2 — protein MAEKRRSPCALSVKAHAFSVEALIGAEKRRRTAGEDAESPGYEDGTDVSDLTGSPGPRADRASTSDRGSEAECASDGSQSEDALLESPQPAALCTASVTGSGEETRVDLQGSDLWKRFHEIGTEMIITKAGRRMFPAMRVKITGLDPHQQYYIAMDIIPVDNKRYRYVYHSSKWMVAGNADSPVPPRVYIHPDSPASGETWMRQVVSFDKLKLTNNELDDQGHIILHSMHKYQPRVHVIRKECGEELSPVRAIPAGEGTRTFSFPETVFTTVTAYQNQQITRLKIDRNPFAKGFRDSGRNRMGLEALVESYAFWRPSLRTLTFEDIPGMAKQGVPGAHGGLGASSHLLSTSPCSSPFQVCPLSPPDYTCSRPTHPLHRYSNPPEPFPPPRGPSAYEGEGFCSLPLPASQLGYLSNPTPQGYAGLRLHTPPYSLYGYTFPPSPRLAASPDKMAAAATANHQSPFLGSSPSGTLTDSLGVLSGGQQGFLFDSRTLGLAGSQPGGGASQVTAHMG, from the exons ATGGCAGAGAAGCGGCGGTCCCCGTGCGCGCTGAGCGTCAAGGCGCACGCATTCTCGGTAGAAGCGTTGATCGGGGCGGAAAAAAGACGCAGGACGGCCGGAGAGGATGCTGAGTCCCCCGGCTACGAGGACGGAACTGATGTCTCTGATCTAACCGGGAGCCCGGGCCCGCGGGCCGACAGAGCGAGCACCAGCGACCGAGGCAGCGAGGCTGAATGTGCCAGTGACGGATCAC agagcgaGGACGCGCTGTTAGAGAGCCCGCAGCCCGCAGCTCTGTGCACGGCGTCGGTAACCGGTTCCGGAGAGGAGACCCGCGTGGACCTGCAAGGATCAGACCTGTGGAAACGGTTCCACGAGATCGGCACAGAAATGATCATCACCAAGGCTGGAAG GCGGATGTTCCCCGCTATGCGTGTGAAGATTACGGGCTTGGACCCACATCAGCAGTATTATATTGCCATGGATATAATCCCCGTGGACAACAAACGATACAG GTACGTGTACCACAGCTCCAAATGGATGGTTGCGGGGAACGCGGACTCCCCAGTGCCGCCCAGGGTGTACATCCACCCGGACTCCCCGGCCTCAGGAGAGACGTGGATGCGTCAGGTGGTCAGCTTCGACAAACTCAAACTGACCAATAACGAGCTGGACGACCAGGGACAT attattCTGCACTCCATGCATAAGTACCAGCCGCGGGTCCATGTGATCCGTAAGGAGTGTGGAGAGGAGTTATCCCCAGTAAGAGCCATCCCTGCCGGGGAAGGCACCCGGACCTTCTCCTTCCCTGAGACTGTGTTCACCACCGTCACAGCATATCAGAACCAACAG ATAACAAGGCTgaaaattgacagaaacccaTTTGCCAAAGGCTTCAGGGACTCTGGCAGAAACCG GATGGGTCTGGAGGCTTTGGTTGAGTCTTACGCATTCTGGCGTCCATCTCTGCGAACACTCACATTTGAGGACATACCTGGCATGGCTAAGCAAG GAGTCCCAGGAGCTCATGGAGGGCTTGGAGCATCGTCTCACCTGCTCTCAACATCCCCGTGCTCCTCGCCTTTCCAGGTTTGCCCTCTCAGCCCGCCTGACTACACCTGCAGCCGACCCACACACCCCCTCCATCGTTACAGCAACCCCCCGGAGCCGTTCCCCCCTCCCAGAGGTCCATCAGCGTACGAGGGTGAAGGATTCTGTTCCCTGCCTCTCCCTGCTTCTCAACTTGGTTATCTATCCAACCCCACCCCGCAGGGTTACGCTGGTCTTCGCCTCCACACACCGCCCTACAGTCTGTACGGTTACACGTTTCCTCCTTCACCACGCCTCGCTGCCAGCCCAGATAAAATGGCCGCCGCTGCCACTGCCAATCATCAGAGTCCCTTCCTTGGCTCGTCTCCCAGTGGGACGCTAACGGACAGTCTGGGTGTGCTCAGTGGAGGACAGCAGGGCTTCTTGTTTGATTCTCGGACTTTAGGACTGGCAGGTAGCCAGCCGGGAGGTGGGGCCTCACAGGTCACTGCCCACATGGGCTGA